One genomic segment of Sphingorhabdus sp. M41 includes these proteins:
- a CDS encoding SDR family oxidoreductase, whose protein sequence is MGRLEGKRAVILGAAGKDNMGQVIARRFRDEGADVLVAGRKEEELKRFADELGGHYALCDLTNEADIKALAKSAKDQMGGVDIAINATGIGFLKPFLENTKEELEMISALQLVGPFQFYQEMIKAMEDGGSIIQISSATAMIMLNDHAAYMGTKAATDHIIRCVAHEFGEKGIRANSISPGLTRTPMTAGVDQVPGLVESFEARYPLGRIGTSEDIAAAAVFLASDECFMTGENLQVNGGLCLRGNPTRKDQELMMGAVAAAS, encoded by the coding sequence ATGGGACGTCTAGAGGGAAAGAGAGCGGTCATTCTTGGAGCTGCCGGCAAAGACAATATGGGGCAGGTGATTGCCCGGCGTTTTCGCGATGAAGGCGCTGACGTGCTGGTTGCAGGACGCAAGGAAGAGGAACTGAAGCGGTTTGCCGATGAACTCGGCGGACATTATGCGCTTTGCGATCTCACCAATGAAGCGGATATCAAGGCCCTTGCCAAGTCTGCCAAGGATCAGATGGGCGGCGTCGACATCGCGATCAACGCGACCGGTATCGGTTTCCTGAAGCCCTTTCTGGAAAATACCAAAGAAGAGCTGGAAATGATCTCTGCCCTGCAGCTGGTTGGACCGTTTCAATTCTATCAGGAGATGATCAAGGCTATGGAAGATGGCGGATCAATCATCCAGATCAGTTCGGCCACCGCGATGATCATGCTCAACGACCATGCTGCCTATATGGGCACGAAGGCGGCCACCGATCATATCATCCGCTGCGTTGCCCATGAATTTGGCGAGAAGGGCATCCGTGCCAACAGCATTTCTCCCGGCCTCACGCGGACGCCAATGACGGCCGGTGTCGATCAGGTACCCGGACTGGTTGAATCGTTCGAGGCGCGCTATCCGCTCGGCCGGATTGGTACCAGCGAGGATATCGCTGCCGCCGCGGTATTTCTCGCCAGTGACGAATGTTTCATGACCGGCGAGAATCTGCAGGTCAACGGCGGGCTGTGCCTGCGCGGCAATCCGACCCGCAAAGACCAGGAACTGATGATGGGCGCTGTCGCCGCTGCGTCCTGA
- a CDS encoding thiol-disulfide oxidoreductase DCC family protein, producing the protein MSQVTVWYDGACPLCIREIALMRKLDRRDAVTFIDIATPVTSCPLDRQLMLARFHASEDGQILSGAAAFAAMWRVIPLMRPLGQLARIPGVLPILEALYQQFLKVRPHIQKRFKPVD; encoded by the coding sequence ATGAGCCAGGTAACCGTCTGGTATGACGGAGCCTGCCCGCTGTGCATCCGGGAAATTGCCCTGATGCGCAAGCTGGACCGGCGCGACGCTGTCACCTTCATCGACATCGCAACGCCCGTCACATCCTGCCCGCTCGACCGGCAATTGATGCTCGCCCGCTTTCACGCTTCGGAAGACGGGCAGATATTGTCCGGCGCGGCAGCCTTTGCTGCCATGTGGCGTGTCATTCCGCTCATGCGACCGCTTGGTCAGCTCGCCCGCATTCCTGGCGTGCTGCCGATCCTTGAAGCCCTGTACCAACAGTTCCTCAAGGTCCGGCCGCACATCCAGAAGCGATTCAAGCCAGTAGACTAG
- the gyrB gene encoding DNA topoisomerase (ATP-hydrolyzing) subunit B — protein sequence MSDISNDDKPEDASNSSNQNEYGADSIKVLKGLDAVRKRPGMYIGDTDDGSGLHHMVFEVSDNAIDEALAGHCDLILITLNADGSVSVEDNGRGIPTGMHSEEGVSAAEVIMTQLHAGGKFENTSDDNAYKVSGGLHGVGVSVVNALSEWLELDIWRDGKEHNMRFEFGDAVRPLKIVGDAPPADNKTGFKKGTKVTFFPSPATFKITEFDFEKLEHRYRELAFLNSGVHIILRDARHEEAKEIDLFYEGGIAAFVQYLDRNKTPLVPEPIAIHGDRDDVIIDVALEWNDSYYENVLCFTNNIPQRDGGTHLAAFRSALTRTLNNYAESSGALKKEKVKLTGDDMREGLSAIVSVKLPDPKFGSQTKDKLVSSEVRQPLESLMADKLAEWLEENPQNAAMVIQKVIDAAAAREAAKKARELTRRKGAMDIASLPGKLADCREKDASKCELFLVEGDSAGGSAKQGRDSMYQAILPLKGKILNVERARFDRMLSSKEVGTLIQAMGTGIGRDDFNLEKLRYHKIVIMTDADVDGAHIRTLLLTFFYRQMPEIILNGHLYIAQPPLYKVGKGKSEVYLKDDNALDQYLVEAGLNGMILQTGEGARSGDDLRGLIEHARRMRSLMAYVPRRYDSTIVEGMALTGALNPDHGNAERQAAVDATAAWMDKVDEEGRWSGQVSEEGGYLFQRFWRGVTDHHIIEAKFLESAEARKLHRLASEETATYGSGSRLVKSATGDTEAGDDDAIGSEGTLITRPSELLDTVMAAGRKGLAISRYKGLGEMNAEQLWETTLDPEVRSLLQVTVEQADVTDDIFTKLMGEVVEPRREFIVDNALNVANLDV from the coding sequence ATGAGTGACATTAGCAATGACGATAAGCCGGAAGATGCTTCCAATTCTTCCAATCAAAACGAATATGGCGCGGATTCGATCAAGGTTCTCAAGGGCCTCGATGCGGTTCGCAAACGCCCCGGCATGTATATCGGCGACACCGATGACGGCAGCGGCCTGCATCACATGGTGTTCGAGGTATCGGACAACGCGATCGACGAGGCCCTCGCCGGCCATTGCGACTTGATCCTGATCACGCTCAACGCCGATGGCAGCGTTTCGGTCGAGGACAATGGCCGCGGTATCCCGACCGGCATGCACAGCGAGGAAGGCGTCTCGGCAGCCGAGGTCATCATGACCCAGCTCCACGCCGGCGGCAAGTTCGAGAATACCTCCGACGACAATGCCTACAAGGTCTCCGGCGGTCTCCACGGCGTCGGCGTATCGGTGGTCAATGCGCTGTCCGAATGGCTGGAACTCGATATCTGGCGCGACGGCAAAGAGCATAATATGCGCTTTGAATTCGGCGATGCCGTACGGCCGCTAAAGATCGTCGGCGATGCTCCGCCAGCGGACAACAAGACCGGCTTCAAGAAGGGCACGAAAGTCACCTTCTTCCCGTCTCCCGCAACCTTCAAGATTACCGAATTCGATTTCGAGAAGCTCGAGCACCGCTACCGCGAACTCGCCTTCCTCAACAGCGGCGTGCACATCATCCTGCGCGACGCGCGGCACGAAGAGGCGAAGGAAATCGATCTGTTCTACGAAGGCGGAATCGCCGCCTTCGTGCAATATCTCGACCGCAACAAGACGCCTCTGGTGCCCGAGCCGATCGCCATCCACGGCGACCGCGACGATGTCATCATCGACGTCGCGCTCGAGTGGAACGACAGCTATTATGAAAATGTCCTCTGCTTCACCAACAATATCCCGCAGCGCGACGGCGGCACCCATCTGGCCGCCTTCCGCTCGGCGCTGACCCGGACGCTCAACAATTATGCCGAAAGTTCCGGCGCGCTGAAGAAAGAAAAGGTCAAGCTGACCGGCGACGACATGCGCGAAGGCCTGTCCGCTATCGTATCGGTCAAGCTGCCCGATCCCAAATTCGGTTCACAGACCAAGGACAAGCTGGTCTCCTCCGAAGTGCGTCAGCCGCTGGAAAGCCTGATGGCCGACAAGCTCGCCGAATGGCTTGAGGAAAACCCGCAAAACGCCGCGATGGTCATCCAGAAGGTGATCGACGCTGCTGCTGCCCGGGAAGCGGCGAAAAAAGCCCGCGAACTGACTCGCCGCAAGGGCGCGATGGACATTGCTTCCCTGCCCGGCAAGCTCGCCGATTGCCGCGAAAAAGACGCAAGCAAATGCGAACTCTTCCTGGTGGAAGGGGACTCCGCTGGCGGCTCGGCCAAACAGGGCCGCGACAGCATGTATCAGGCGATCCTGCCGCTCAAGGGCAAGATCCTCAATGTCGAACGAGCCCGTTTCGACCGGATGCTCTCGTCCAAGGAAGTCGGCACGCTGATCCAGGCAATGGGCACCGGCATTGGCCGTGACGATTTTAATCTGGAAAAACTGCGCTATCACAAGATCGTCATCATGACCGATGCTGACGTCGACGGCGCACATATCCGCACCTTGCTTCTCACCTTCTTCTACCGCCAGATGCCGGAGATCATTCTCAACGGTCATCTCTACATCGCCCAGCCACCGCTCTACAAGGTCGGCAAGGGCAAGAGCGAAGTCTACCTCAAGGATGACAATGCGCTCGACCAATATCTGGTCGAGGCCGGCCTGAACGGCATGATCCTGCAAACCGGCGAAGGCGCGCGCAGCGGCGACGATCTGCGCGGCCTGATCGAACATGCCCGGAGAATGCGCAGCCTGATGGCTTATGTGCCGCGGCGCTACGACAGCACCATTGTCGAGGGAATGGCCCTCACAGGCGCTCTCAATCCCGATCACGGCAATGCGGAACGGCAAGCCGCCGTCGATGCAACCGCGGCCTGGATGGACAAGGTCGACGAGGAAGGCCGCTGGTCCGGTCAGGTTTCCGAAGAAGGCGGCTATCTGTTCCAGCGTTTCTGGCGCGGCGTCACCGATCACCATATCATCGAAGCGAAATTTCTCGAGAGTGCAGAAGCCCGCAAACTCCATCGCCTCGCCTCGGAAGAAACCGCAACCTATGGCAGCGGCAGCCGGCTGGTGAAATCGGCCACTGGCGACACGGAAGCCGGAGATGACGACGCCATCGGGTCTGAGGGCACGCTGATCACGCGCCCATCGGAACTGCTCGACACCGTCATGGCGGCAGGCCGCAAGGGTCTCGCCATTTCCCGCTACAAGGGTCTCGGCGAGATGAACGCCGAGCAGCTTTGGGAAACGACACTCGACCCCGAAGTGCGCTCGCTGTTGCAGGTGACCGTCGAACAGGCCGATGTGACAGACGATATCTTCACCAAGCTGATGGGTGAAGTGGTTGAACCGCGGCGCGAATTCATCGTCGACAACGCGCTGAACGTTGCCAACTTGGACGTTTAG
- a CDS encoding GxxExxY protein, translating into MKIPLEELSAMAVGCGYKLHVGLGPGLLESVYEALLAKSLADLGLKVDRQKPIRIKYQDISLEEGFRVDLLVEDRLLIELKSTERHMPVHAKQVLTYLRLMDLPLGLLMNFGAPTFKAGCRRIVNKHTDFAASRLRVNQPRKGHDL; encoded by the coding sequence GTGAAAATTCCGCTTGAAGAGTTGTCGGCAATGGCCGTGGGATGCGGCTACAAGCTGCATGTCGGTCTCGGTCCGGGACTGCTGGAGAGCGTGTATGAAGCGCTTCTAGCGAAGTCGCTTGCCGATCTGGGCTTGAAAGTTGATCGGCAGAAGCCGATCAGGATCAAATATCAGGATATCTCGCTGGAAGAAGGGTTTCGCGTTGATTTGCTTGTCGAAGACAGATTGCTGATTGAATTGAAATCGACCGAACGGCATATGCCGGTGCATGCCAAGCAGGTGCTTACCTATCTTCGTCTGATGGATTTGCCGCTCGGCCTGTTGATGAACTTCGGTGCACCGACGTTCAAGGCGGGATGCCGGCGCATCGTCAATAAACATACCGACTTCGCTGCTTCGCGCCTTCGCGTGAACCAGCCAAGAAAAGGACACGATTTATGA
- a CDS encoding PaaI family thioesterase — MTNPADMVPFAKTMGITITAMDKDKVRGEMLVRPEICTAGNGRGSPSIHGGAVMTFADVLGAFGGFANLPEGSNGTTTSESKTNFLNAAPEGSIVYGEATPFKVGRRQSVWQTKITLEDGTLVAVVTQTQIVL, encoded by the coding sequence ATGACCAATCCAGCCGATATGGTCCCCTTTGCCAAGACCATGGGCATCACCATCACCGCGATGGACAAGGACAAGGTGCGCGGCGAAATGCTGGTGCGGCCGGAGATCTGCACCGCCGGCAACGGGCGCGGCAGCCCCAGCATCCACGGTGGTGCGGTGATGACCTTTGCCGATGTGCTCGGTGCGTTCGGCGGTTTCGCCAATTTGCCCGAAGGGTCGAACGGCACCACGACATCGGAGAGCAAGACCAATTTCCTGAACGCTGCCCCCGAAGGCTCTATCGTCTATGGCGAGGCCACGCCGTTCAAGGTTGGCCGGCGTCAGTCGGTCTGGCAGACGAAGATCACGCTGGAGGATGGCACGCTGGTGGCGGTGGTGACGCAGACCCAGATTGTGCTGTGA
- a CDS encoding winged helix-turn-helix transcriptional regulator encodes MQPGSQEEEWREDCAPRRVLALFATKWTSMVLHCLHVRHQDAARPGVLQRSLPGISKKMLTQTLRDMEAIGLITRHVQNVVPPAVEYRLTPLGLRLVEPVELLYDWARKNEDALDQLGSRATARRV; translated from the coding sequence ATGCAACCAGGATCACAGGAAGAAGAGTGGCGCGAGGATTGTGCGCCGAGGCGCGTACTGGCACTCTTTGCAACAAAATGGACCAGCATGGTGCTGCATTGCCTGCACGTGCGGCACCAGGATGCAGCAAGACCGGGCGTCCTCCAGCGGAGCCTGCCTGGCATCTCCAAGAAAATGCTGACGCAGACGCTGCGAGACATGGAGGCGATTGGCCTGATCACGCGGCATGTCCAGAATGTCGTTCCACCAGCGGTGGAATATCGGTTGACGCCGCTGGGACTTCGCCTGGTCGAGCCGGTCGAGCTGCTCTACGATTGGGCGCGCAAAAACGAGGATGCGCTGGATCAGCTGGGCAGCCGAGCCACAGCAAGGCGCGTGTGA
- a CDS encoding SDR family oxidoreductase produces the protein MTKTALIAGASGINGSAVAALLVKQGWTVHGLSRSPTGQAGVLPVSADLQDAKATAAALKDIQPDAVFISTWARQDSEAENIRVNAAMVRNLLDGLPKPTGPRHVALVTGLKHYLGPFDAYGKGVLPQTPFREEQGRLDVENFYYAQEDELFAAAQRDGFSWSVHRPHTVIGKAVGNAMNMGTTLAAYATLCRETGRDFLFPGSAAQWTSLTDMTDAGLLAEHLLWATETEAAHNEDFNVVNGDIFRWQWMWDRIADWFGIEAVPFDGTERPLEQQMAEDAPLWRKLAEREGLAESDLGRLASPWHTDADLGRPIEVVTDMSKSRRLGFTGYKPTDDAFFELFEQLRADRLIP, from the coding sequence ATGACCAAAACAGCTTTGATAGCGGGCGCCAGTGGAATCAACGGGAGCGCTGTAGCCGCGCTGTTGGTCAAACAGGGCTGGACCGTCCACGGCCTGTCGCGATCGCCGACCGGTCAAGCCGGCGTGCTGCCGGTATCGGCAGACCTTCAGGATGCCAAGGCTACCGCTGCCGCCTTGAAGGATATCCAGCCCGACGCGGTGTTCATCAGCACCTGGGCGCGGCAGGACAGCGAAGCGGAAAATATCCGGGTCAATGCGGCGATGGTGCGCAATCTGCTCGATGGGCTGCCAAAGCCGACGGGTCCCCGGCACGTGGCGCTGGTCACCGGGCTGAAACATTATCTTGGGCCGTTTGATGCCTATGGCAAGGGTGTGCTGCCGCAGACGCCGTTTCGCGAAGAGCAGGGCCGTCTGGATGTCGAGAATTTCTATTATGCACAGGAGGACGAACTGTTTGCCGCCGCTCAACGGGATGGTTTCAGCTGGAGCGTCCATCGTCCGCATACGGTGATTGGCAAAGCGGTCGGCAATGCGATGAACATGGGCACCACGCTGGCCGCCTATGCAACTTTGTGCCGCGAGACCGGCCGTGACTTTCTGTTTCCCGGATCGGCGGCGCAATGGACCAGCCTGACCGACATGACCGACGCCGGGCTGCTCGCCGAGCATCTGCTGTGGGCAACCGAAACCGAAGCGGCGCACAACGAGGATTTCAACGTCGTCAATGGCGATATTTTCCGCTGGCAGTGGATGTGGGATCGGATCGCCGACTGGTTCGGGATCGAGGCGGTGCCGTTCGACGGCACCGAGCGCCCGCTGGAGCAGCAGATGGCGGAGGATGCACCGCTCTGGCGCAAGCTGGCCGAACGCGAAGGTCTGGCCGAAAGCGACCTCGGCCGCCTGGCCTCGCCCTGGCACACAGATGCGGATCTGGGCCGGCCGATCGAAGTGGTGACCGATATGAGCAAAAGCCGGCGGCTTGGGTTCACGGGCTACAAGCCTACCGACGATGCCTTTTTCGAGCTGTTCGAACAATTGCGGGCGGACAGGCTGATTCCTTAG
- a CDS encoding class I adenylate-forming enzyme family protein — protein MKHIEPARYLEQPFGHLADLINAHAVNQPDRIALDDSVEKLSWAETAAQVNRIAAQLQADGLQKGQAVAILGTTTVRYALAYLGAIVAGGCAAPLTTSATPKQLANMMRDSGAMHLFIDSAKRAELLESGEKLPALKHVMLDRAADDAPMILDWMAAKGATPEDLGVGPKDPYNIIYSSGTTGTPKGIVHSRQMRWYHAAVGEATGYGKPGQVTLLSTPLYSNTTLALFTPTIAYGGTIVLMGKFDCQRWLELAQEHRASHTMLVPVQYQRLMDFEGFDDYDLGSLTHKYCTSAPFSAELKAEVLKRMPGGLIEIYSMTEGGVVCLLLCHEHPDKLHTVGIAWGGSEVITIDEQLNRLPAGEMGELVGRSQTMMSGYKNQPEKTEEASWYDEKGDRWQRMGDIGKVDEDGFITLMGRTKDMIISGGFNIYPRDLEEALMAQPGVADAAVIGVASRLWGETPVGFVVADAGVTLDLEALKAATNANLGKTQRVSELRLIDELPRSHIGKILKTELRDMVEAT, from the coding sequence ATGAAACATATAGAACCCGCCCGCTATCTCGAGCAGCCGTTCGGCCATCTCGCTGATCTGATCAACGCCCATGCGGTCAACCAGCCCGACCGGATCGCGCTGGATGACAGTGTGGAAAAGCTGAGCTGGGCCGAGACCGCGGCGCAGGTCAACCGGATTGCGGCGCAGTTGCAGGCGGATGGATTGCAAAAGGGGCAGGCGGTTGCGATCCTCGGGACCACCACGGTTCGCTATGCGCTCGCCTATCTCGGGGCGATTGTTGCGGGCGGTTGCGCGGCGCCGCTGACGACTTCGGCGACGCCGAAGCAGCTGGCGAACATGATGCGCGACAGCGGCGCGATGCATCTGTTTATCGATAGCGCCAAGCGCGCGGAGCTGCTGGAGAGCGGAGAGAAATTGCCCGCGCTCAAACATGTCATGCTGGATCGGGCAGCGGACGACGCACCAATGATCCTGGACTGGATGGCGGCAAAAGGTGCGACGCCAGAGGATTTGGGCGTCGGTCCAAAAGACCCTTATAATATCATCTATTCCAGCGGCACCACCGGCACGCCCAAGGGCATTGTCCACAGCCGCCAGATGCGCTGGTATCATGCGGCGGTCGGAGAGGCGACCGGATACGGCAAGCCCGGTCAGGTCACATTGCTGTCGACGCCGCTCTATTCGAACACGACGCTGGCGCTGTTTACGCCGACCATTGCCTATGGCGGGACGATTGTTTTGATGGGCAAGTTTGATTGCCAGCGCTGGCTCGAACTGGCGCAGGAGCATCGCGCCAGCCATACGATGCTGGTGCCTGTCCAATATCAGCGGCTGATGGATTTTGAAGGCTTTGACGATTATGATCTGGGCAGCCTGACCCATAAATATTGCACCAGCGCGCCTTTCTCGGCGGAGCTGAAGGCGGAAGTGCTCAAACGCATGCCCGGTGGCCTGATCGAGATCTATTCGATGACCGAGGGCGGTGTGGTCTGCCTGTTGCTGTGCCACGAGCATCCTGACAAGCTGCACACGGTCGGCATCGCCTGGGGCGGCAGCGAGGTGATTACGATCGACGAGCAGCTTAACCGGCTTCCGGCGGGCGAAATGGGCGAGCTGGTCGGACGGTCGCAGACGATGATGTCAGGCTACAAGAACCAGCCTGAAAAAACCGAGGAAGCTAGCTGGTATGACGAAAAGGGCGACCGCTGGCAGCGGATGGGCGATATCGGCAAGGTCGACGAGGATGGTTTCATCACATTGATGGGCCGGACCAAGGACATGATCATTTCCGGCGGTTTCAATATCTATCCGCGCGATCTGGAAGAAGCGCTGATGGCGCAGCCCGGCGTGGCCGACGCTGCGGTCATCGGTGTGGCCTCACGGCTATGGGGTGAGACGCCGGTTGGTTTTGTTGTCGCTGATGCCGGTGTGACGCTGGACCTGGAGGCACTGAAGGCAGCGACCAATGCCAATCTCGGCAAGACGCAGCGGGTGTCGGAGCTGCGGCTGATCGACGAACTGCCGCGCAGCCATATCGGCAAGATATTGAAAACCGAGCTGCGGGATATGGTCGAGGCAACCTAG
- a CDS encoding ZIP family metal transporter: protein MLITFLVVAVVSAALIAGALWGIYGKLSSQTEGFVIALAGGALIVSLVSEMIEPAIAQSNLWVGLGAVAAGAAVFSGVDYWIDEKWGADGGGGLLAAITLDGVPENLALGVALIGAAPIEVAALAGSILLSNLPEAAGGAKQMVGNGLSKGKTLGLWALTALLLSAAAIIGYFALEGVSPHVLAATRCFAAGAVVASLATEVFPKAYKEDHHMAGVATAIGVILAVFLGELATA, encoded by the coding sequence ATGTTGATAACCTTTCTTGTCGTGGCGGTGGTTTCGGCGGCGCTTATAGCGGGCGCTCTCTGGGGGATTTACGGCAAATTATCGAGCCAGACCGAAGGTTTCGTCATTGCGCTGGCTGGCGGTGCGCTGATCGTCTCGCTGGTCAGCGAGATGATCGAACCTGCCATTGCGCAAAGCAATCTGTGGGTCGGGCTGGGCGCGGTCGCCGCCGGGGCGGCGGTATTCTCCGGGGTCGATTACTGGATCGACGAAAAATGGGGAGCGGATGGCGGTGGCGGTTTGCTGGCTGCGATCACGCTGGACGGCGTGCCGGAAAATCTGGCGCTCGGGGTGGCGCTGATCGGCGCGGCGCCGATCGAAGTAGCGGCGCTGGCTGGATCGATCCTGCTCTCCAACCTGCCGGAAGCGGCTGGCGGGGCCAAGCAGATGGTCGGTAACGGGCTGTCCAAGGGCAAGACGCTGGGGCTTTGGGCATTGACTGCATTGTTATTGTCCGCCGCAGCGATCATCGGATATTTTGCTCTGGAAGGTGTTTCTCCGCACGTGCTGGCGGCGACCCGCTGTTTCGCCGCCGGCGCGGTGGTCGCCTCGCTAGCGACCGAGGTTTTCCCCAAGGCCTATAAGGAGGATCATCATATGGCCGGTGTCGCGACCGCGATCGGGGTGATCCTGGCGGTCTTTCTGGGCGAGCTTGCCACGGCCTGA
- the guaA gene encoding glutamine-hydrolyzing GMP synthase: protein MSIAHEETILIVDFGSQVTQLIARRVREAGVYSEIAPFHMAEEAFHRLKPKGIILSGSPAGVPDEGSPRAPDVIFESGLPILGICYGQQVMTHQLGGTVESGSGGDFGGEFGRAFIEISEECVLFDGLWQVGEKHQVWMSHGDKVTEFAPGFRIVATTEGAPFALIADDERRYYGTQFHPEVVHTPDGGKMIANFVRHVCGCAGDWTMAEYKDAKIAEIREQVGDKKVICGLSGGVDSSVAAILIHEAIGDQLTCVFVDHGLLRMNEREQVETLFRDHYNIPLVVVDAEDRFMAGLAGVTDPEKKRKFIGGEFIEVFDEESARVGGADFLAQGTLYPDVIESVSFTGGPSVTIKSHHNVGGLPERMNMKLVEPLRELFKDEVRDLGRELGLNDQFVGRHPFPGPGLAIRIPGEVTKERCDILRKADAIYLEEIRNAGLYDAIWQAFAVLLPVKTVGVMGDQRTYDNVCGLRAVTSTDGMTADVYPFDASFLTRVSTRIVNEVKGINRVVYDYTSKPPGTIEWE, encoded by the coding sequence ATGTCCATAGCTCATGAAGAAACCATCCTGATCGTCGATTTCGGCTCTCAGGTCACGCAGCTTATCGCCCGCCGGGTGCGCGAGGCGGGAGTCTATTCGGAGATTGCTCCGTTCCATATGGCGGAAGAGGCCTTCCACCGGCTGAAACCCAAGGGGATCATCCTGTCTGGATCGCCCGCTGGGGTGCCCGACGAAGGCAGCCCGCGCGCGCCGGATGTGATTTTCGAAAGCGGCCTGCCGATCCTCGGCATCTGCTATGGCCAGCAGGTGATGACGCACCAGCTGGGCGGCACGGTGGAATCGGGTTCGGGCGGCGACTTTGGTGGAGAATTTGGCCGCGCCTTTATCGAAATCAGCGAAGAATGCGTGTTGTTCGACGGCCTGTGGCAGGTTGGCGAGAAACATCAGGTGTGGATGAGCCACGGCGACAAGGTCACCGAATTCGCGCCGGGCTTCCGGATCGTCGCGACCACCGAAGGCGCGCCCTTCGCGCTGATCGCTGACGACGAGCGGCGCTATTATGGCACGCAATTCCACCCCGAGGTCGTGCACACGCCAGACGGCGGCAAGATGATCGCCAATTTCGTCCGCCATGTCTGCGGCTGTGCCGGCGACTGGACGATGGCGGAATATAAAGACGCCAAGATCGCCGAAATCCGGGAGCAGGTCGGCGACAAGAAAGTCATTTGCGGCTTGTCCGGTGGCGTCGACAGTTCGGTCGCGGCGATCCTGATCCACGAAGCAATTGGCGACCAGCTGACCTGCGTCTTTGTCGACCATGGCCTGCTGCGGATGAACGAGCGCGAGCAGGTCGAGACCCTGTTCCGCGACCATTATAATATACCGCTGGTGGTGGTTGATGCCGAGGACCGTTTCATGGCCGGCCTTGCCGGTGTCACCGACCCGGAGAAGAAACGCAAATTCATTGGCGGCGAATTTATCGAAGTGTTTGACGAGGAATCGGCGCGGGTTGGTGGTGCCGATTTTCTGGCACAGGGAACGCTCTATCCCGATGTGATCGAGAGCGTCTCGTTCACCGGCGGGCCGAGCGTGACGATCAAGTCGCACCATAATGTCGGCGGACTTCCGGAACGCATGAACATGAAGCTGGTCGAGCCGTTGCGCGAATTGTTCAAGGACGAAGTCCGCGATCTCGGGCGCGAACTGGGCCTGAACGACCAGTTTGTCGGACGCCACCCGTTCCCCGGCCCGGGGCTGGCGATCCGCATTCCCGGCGAAGTGACCAAGGAACGCTGCGATATCCTGCGCAAGGCTGACGCGATCTATCTCGAGGAAATCCGCAATGCCGGCCTGTACGACGCGATCTGGCAGGCCTTCGCCGTATTGCTCCCGGTCAAAACCGTCGGCGTGATGGGCGACCAGCGCACCTACGATAACGTTTGCGGCCTGCGCGCCGTCACCAGCACCGACGGCATGACCGCCGACGTCTACCCCTTCGACGCCAGCTTCCTGACTCGCGTATCGACGCGGATCGTCAACGAGGTCAAGGGGATCAACCGGGTGGTCTATGATTATACCAGCAAGCCGCCTGGGACTATTGAGTGGGAGTGA
- a CDS encoding GIY-YIG nuclease family protein, with protein MAFWTYMLKCADGHYYVGHSDNLEARIAAHQSGVIGGYTHSRRPVELVWCETFGTREEAIAAERQIKGWSRAKKRALIVGDWDLMSVLARCRAGG; from the coding sequence ATGGCATTCTGGACTTATATGCTGAAATGCGCGGACGGGCATTATTATGTCGGGCACAGCGATAATCTTGAGGCCCGCATCGCCGCCCATCAGTCCGGAGTCATTGGCGGCTATACCCACAGCCGGCGGCCGGTGGAACTGGTCTGGTGCGAAACATTCGGAACTCGCGAAGAAGCCATTGCGGCGGAGCGCCAGATCAAGGGCTGGTCGCGCGCGAAAAAGCGGGCGTTGATTGTCGGGGACTGGGATTTGATGTCGGTATTGGCCCGGTGTCGGGCGGGCGGGTAG